The following proteins come from a genomic window of Pseudomonadota bacterium:
- a CDS encoding 1-deoxy-D-xylulose-5-phosphate reductoisomerase — MKSLSILGSTGSIGTNTLKIVEMFSHKFRIKALAAKNNVILLAEQIKKFKPDMAVVFDEQSALELEKATSGIDIKILYGTEGYKAAASLDGVDMVVAAIVGSAGLLPVLSAIDAGKDIALANKETLVMAGDIVIKSAKEKNVKILPVDSEHSAIFQCLSGQRKKDMDKILLTASGGPFLNLPSTEFGNITPEDAINHPVWQMGKKISIDSATMMNKGLEVIEAKHLFEVSVDTIEVLIHPQSIVHSMVSFKDGTVIAQMGVPDMRGAIAYAMSFPERLSIGQDSPDFNSIGSLTFQKPDTDKFPCIDLAFYAGKIGGTLPAVLNAANEIAVEGFLNKRISFADIPQVIRKTMEKHFVIANPALSDILQADNWARNFALEQIIE, encoded by the coding sequence ATGAAGTCTTTATCTATATTGGGTTCAACAGGATCAATCGGAACCAATACTCTAAAGATAGTCGAAATGTTTTCGCATAAGTTTCGGATAAAAGCGCTTGCGGCGAAAAATAATGTAATACTGCTTGCTGAGCAAATTAAAAAATTTAAACCTGATATGGCTGTGGTCTTTGATGAACAAAGCGCCTTAGAGCTTGAAAAAGCTACTTCCGGAATAGATATTAAAATTCTTTATGGAACCGAAGGCTACAAGGCAGCCGCGTCTTTGGATGGAGTCGATATGGTAGTTGCCGCAATTGTTGGTTCTGCCGGGCTTTTGCCGGTATTATCTGCAATTGATGCCGGAAAGGATATTGCACTTGCCAACAAGGAAACTCTTGTTATGGCAGGTGATATAGTTATCAAGAGTGCCAAGGAAAAGAACGTTAAGATACTTCCTGTAGATAGTGAACATAGCGCAATTTTTCAGTGTCTTTCCGGTCAACGTAAAAAAGATATGGATAAGATACTGCTCACAGCTTCGGGGGGGCCTTTCCTTAATCTTCCCTCAACTGAATTTGGCAATATTACACCGGAAGATGCAATAAACCATCCGGTTTGGCAAATGGGTAAAAAAATAAGTATTGATTCTGCTACAATGATGAATAAAGGACTTGAAGTTATAGAAGCCAAACATCTTTTCGAGGTTTCGGTTGATACTATTGAAGTACTTATTCATCCTCAAAGCATTGTTCATTCTATGGTGTCATTTAAAGACGGAACGGTTATTGCCCAAATGGGTGTCCCGGATATGAGAGGGGCTATTGCGTATGCTATGTCTTTTCCGGAAAGGCTTTCCATAGGACAAGATTCTCCTGATTTCAATTCTATCGGGTCACTTACTTTTCAAAAACCTGATACCGACAAATTCCCTTGTATTGATCTTGCTTTTTATGCGGGTAAAATTGGAGGAACTCTTCCGGCCGTTTTGAATGCGGCAAACGAAATAGCAGTTGAAGGTTTTTTAAACAAAAGAATATCCTTTGCAGATATTCCTCAAGTAATAAGAAAAACAATGGAAAAGCACTTTGTTATTGCAAATCCGGCGCTATCTGATATTCTCCAGGCTGATAATTGGGCGCGCAATTTTGCTTTGGAGCAAATCATCGAATAA
- the frr gene encoding ribosome recycling factor, giving the protein MIESLYQELKENMGKSISALHNELKRVRTGRASLSILDGIRVDYYGTLTPLNQMASLAVPESRLITVQPWDVSVIKEIEKAILKSDLGLTPSNDGKIIRISIPPLTEERRKKLVKVVNKMCEDYKIAVRNLRRDSNELIKGFKKDGEIAEDAAFKAQDGVQKITDEHIRIIDNIYKEKEKEILEF; this is encoded by the coding sequence ATGATAGAGTCATTATATCAGGAATTAAAGGAAAACATGGGCAAGTCGATATCTGCCCTTCATAATGAATTGAAAAGAGTAAGAACCGGGCGTGCCTCGTTGTCAATTCTTGATGGTATCAGAGTTGATTACTACGGGACTTTGACTCCGCTTAATCAGATGGCCTCTCTTGCGGTTCCTGAGAGCCGCTTAATTACCGTTCAACCCTGGGATGTATCTGTTATTAAAGAGATTGAAAAAGCCATATTAAAATCGGATCTTGGCCTTACACCATCAAATGATGGCAAAATCATTCGCATATCTATCCCGCCTCTTACGGAAGAAAGAAGAAAAAAACTGGTTAAGGTTGTGAATAAAATGTGCGAAGACTATAAAATTGCCGTCCGTAATTTAAGGCGCGATTCGAATGAACTGATTAAGGGTTTCAAAAAAGATGGTGAGATAGCGGAAGATGCTGCTTTTAAAGCACAAGATGGTGTGCAAAAAATAACGGATGAACATATAAGGATTATCGATAATATATATAAAGAAAAAGAAAAGGAGATCCTTGAATTCTAG
- the rseP gene encoding RIP metalloprotease RseP, with amino-acid sequence MGTDFIAFIIVLGVLIFIHELGHFLVARYFGVGIEKFSLGFGPRLFGKKVGITDYRVSAVPLGGYVKMVGEDPDAELDPEDISISYSHKHVFKRILIVAAGPTFNILLAAVIYFGFFSVVGIEDVTPVIRNIDIGGPAQKAGLAKGDLILSIDKAPVDSWYDIFNAIKRSDGRTLSLNLKRDDSEIAIALSPQLNTGQDLFGDEVKYYDLGISGYPEIEAIIGGVSNGFPAQVAGLEKNDKIVAINGEKVNSWNKMQKIILESQGKILLTTIQRGDSFFDVKITPVLKKNKNALGEIEESYKIGVSSAGGILPDEDKFLKKFSVIEALFESVRQTYRFTHLTIVSIAKLIQGKLSINTLGGPIMIAEMAGQQAREGASDFLFFMALISINLAVLNFLPIPVLDGGHLFFYFIEAAIGKPVNTKIREIAQQVGIFVLILLMIFVFYNDITRYFFS; translated from the coding sequence ATGGGCACAGATTTTATTGCATTCATTATAGTACTCGGGGTACTGATTTTCATTCATGAGCTTGGCCATTTTCTTGTAGCCAGGTATTTTGGAGTAGGAATCGAAAAATTTTCTCTTGGATTCGGGCCAAGGCTTTTCGGGAAAAAAGTCGGGATCACGGATTACCGCGTTTCAGCAGTTCCACTTGGCGGGTATGTTAAAATGGTAGGTGAAGATCCTGATGCGGAGCTTGACCCGGAAGATATTTCAATTTCATATAGCCATAAACATGTTTTTAAGAGAATTTTAATTGTTGCTGCCGGGCCAACCTTTAATATTCTTTTGGCTGCTGTCATTTATTTTGGATTTTTTTCGGTTGTGGGAATTGAGGATGTCACACCTGTAATAAGAAATATCGATATTGGAGGTCCGGCCCAAAAAGCAGGGCTTGCAAAAGGCGATTTGATTCTCTCTATTGACAAAGCGCCGGTTGATTCATGGTATGATATTTTTAATGCCATTAAACGCAGCGACGGGCGTACGCTTTCACTGAATCTTAAGCGGGATGATTCTGAAATTGCCATAGCACTTTCTCCACAATTAAATACAGGCCAGGATCTTTTTGGGGATGAGGTCAAATATTATGATTTGGGGATTTCCGGCTATCCGGAAATAGAGGCAATTATAGGCGGGGTATCGAATGGTTTTCCTGCCCAGGTAGCCGGGCTTGAAAAAAACGACAAAATAGTTGCCATTAATGGTGAAAAAGTCAATAGCTGGAATAAAATGCAGAAGATTATATTAGAAAGTCAAGGCAAGATTCTTCTGACAACTATTCAACGTGGTGATTCTTTTTTTGATGTAAAAATAACCCCGGTGCTTAAAAAAAATAAAAATGCATTAGGTGAGATTGAAGAAAGCTATAAGATTGGTGTTTCAAGCGCTGGTGGTATTTTGCCGGATGAAGATAAGTTTTTGAAAAAATTTTCAGTTATTGAAGCTTTGTTTGAAAGCGTGAGGCAGACTTATAGGTTTACACATTTAACGATTGTAAGTATTGCAAAGCTGATACAGGGCAAGTTATCCATCAACACTCTTGGCGGCCCAATAATGATTGCTGAGATGGCCGGACAACAGGCTAGAGAAGGTGCTTCCGATTTTCTGTTTTTTATGGCTCTTATCAGTATAAATCTTGCAGTGTTGAATTTTCTTCCTATACCGGTTTTAGATGGCGGGCATTTGTTTTTCTATTTTATTGAAGCTGCAATAGGAAAACCGGTAAATACAAAGATTCGTGAAATAGCCCAGCAGGTTGGTATTTTCGTACTAATTTTGCTTATGATCTTTGTTTTTTACAATGATATAACCAGATATTTTTTTAGTTGA
- the purQ gene encoding phosphoribosylformylglycinamidine synthase I, with amino-acid sequence MSKVKVLVLAGYGLNCDYETAYTFELAGAKAKRVHINSLIGGDISLSDFNILVFTGGFGWGDDHGAGVVQSVKLKTKLGDTILEFVDKGNLVIGICNGFQAIVNMGLLPGFDNNYTTRSLALTFNDCGNFKDCWVDLKVNNLSPCVFTKGLDNIELPIRHGEGKFYSDESTIKRLVDNNQVVVRYAMPEGKPANGKYPYNPNGSVEDIAGICDPSGRIFGLMPHPEAYNHFTNHPDWTRRKEKLKRLGENECKQIPTGILIFKNAVDYIMASQ; translated from the coding sequence ATGAGCAAGGTTAAAGTTCTGGTGCTTGCCGGATATGGCTTAAACTGTGACTACGAAACTGCATATACTTTTGAACTTGCCGGCGCAAAAGCTAAAAGGGTTCATATAAACAGCCTTATTGGCGGAGATATTAGCCTGTCTGATTTTAATATTCTGGTTTTTACAGGAGGATTTGGCTGGGGTGATGACCATGGGGCCGGAGTAGTACAGTCTGTTAAACTTAAAACAAAACTTGGCGATACAATACTTGAATTTGTTGATAAGGGAAATCTTGTAATAGGAATTTGCAATGGATTCCAGGCTATAGTAAATATGGGTCTTTTGCCGGGATTTGATAATAACTATACCACAAGATCTCTCGCATTAACTTTCAATGACTGCGGAAATTTTAAGGATTGCTGGGTGGATCTTAAAGTAAATAATTTGTCCCCCTGTGTATTTACCAAAGGATTGGATAATATTGAACTTCCCATAAGACATGGAGAAGGGAAGTTTTATTCGGATGAATCAACCATAAAAAGGCTTGTTGATAATAATCAGGTTGTTGTTCGGTATGCGATGCCGGAAGGAAAACCGGCGAACGGAAAATATCCTTACAATCCAAATGGATCTGTAGAAGATATTGCCGGTATATGTGATCCCAGCGGCCGCATATTCGGTCTTATGCCTCATCCTGAAGCCTATAACCATTTCACAAACCATCCTGACTGGACAAGACGCAAAGAAAAGCTGAAACGCTTAGGTGAAAATGAGTGCAAGCAAATTCCTACCGGCATACTCATTTTTAAAAATGCCGTAGATTATATTATGGCTTCGCAATAA
- a CDS encoding phosphoribosylformylglycinamidine synthase, whose protein sequence is MPHRLEIALKPEMLDAEGEGIRLKAKNYFGIELAKVRTISIVTIDAALNKDELNLIQAAIFTNPVIQTSSFDPIAIDFDWIIWVGYKPGVKDNPGSTAVEAIEDLIGTKISGSFKKDAAVYTSKRYCIKGHDLSRKNIEKIARELLSNDIIQQTKIYSKADWNSKEGIGYIIPKVVLNHIPTVSTISIKSDEILQKVSDKRNLALNPNDIFAIRSYFLREDVLAARATEGLSEPTDLELEYICQARSDHCNHNTFRGLFRYTDLETGDTETVDNLFKTCIEAPTLFLKDKKPWVVSVLWDNAGAGLFDEDNYYVITGETHNSPSNMEAYGGAITGIVGVYRDPLGTGKGSKLIMGSYGFCVGHRDYNGPLMPHLHPRRLLDGVIEGVRDGGNKSGIPTPFGQVLFHHGYMGKCLVFVTALGIMPATIKKEPAELKKTSVGDFIIMCGGRVGKDGIHGVTASSEVFSENTPAGHVQIGDPYTQKKMHDFLLEARDEGLIAFITDNGGGGLSSSIGESAIYSNGCEIDLDKVPLKYEGLDQWEIWVSESQERMTVAVKPEHLDRFFELSAKHAVESTAIGEYTNSGKLHIKYNSKTCAYVDMDLLAAGFPQWEFDAVWYPPAMRGLYEPVITEPEDYNKLLLDILSRPNICSKEWICKQYDHEVQGGSVIKPLVGKKRDINSDAVVIRPVLDSNKGIAFSQAILPMYSAIDAFHMTCCTIDEAVRRLICVGGSMDHIGGVDNFCWPNVQYHPVNNPDGKFKAAQLVRSCKALAKTCLSYEIPLLSGKDSMYVDGYLSGKYGESHKTSALETMQFSAVSVINDIHKCITMDCKIPGDLVYVLGETQNELGASEYYEHFGYIGLNVPQVFPVQFVKLYRALCEAIDKGLVASAHGIYRGGLGVHLAMVAMGGDLGLRVDIDCVPINGLDRIDSIFFSESAGRIIVTVAPENKNIFENIFNGLCYANIGEVTENKELIVNSTKNKNIICLSVDALKKAWKQPFGELI, encoded by the coding sequence ATGCCGCATAGACTTGAGATCGCATTAAAACCCGAAATGCTTGATGCAGAAGGTGAAGGTATTCGTTTAAAAGCGAAAAATTATTTCGGAATTGAACTTGCAAAAGTACGCACCATTTCAATTGTTACCATTGATGCCGCTTTAAATAAAGACGAGCTGAATTTGATTCAGGCCGCAATTTTTACAAACCCTGTTATACAAACTTCATCATTTGATCCTATTGCAATTGATTTTGACTGGATAATATGGGTTGGCTATAAACCGGGGGTGAAAGATAATCCGGGCAGTACTGCGGTAGAAGCCATAGAAGATTTGATCGGGACAAAAATTTCCGGATCTTTTAAAAAAGATGCAGCAGTTTATACGTCTAAACGGTATTGTATTAAGGGCCATGACCTGTCACGTAAAAATATTGAAAAAATTGCCCGTGAACTTCTGTCAAATGATATTATTCAGCAGACTAAAATTTATTCAAAAGCCGATTGGAATAGTAAGGAAGGAATTGGTTATATTATTCCAAAAGTAGTATTAAACCATATCCCCACTGTTTCAACAATATCAATAAAAAGCGATGAAATATTACAAAAGGTCAGTGATAAAAGAAACCTTGCCTTAAATCCGAATGATATTTTTGCAATAAGATCTTATTTTTTAAGAGAAGATGTTCTGGCCGCACGGGCTACCGAAGGTTTGTCGGAGCCAACAGATCTTGAGCTTGAATATATCTGCCAGGCAAGAAGCGATCATTGTAATCACAATACATTCAGGGGATTATTCCGCTACACAGATCTTGAGACAGGAGATACCGAAACAGTTGATAATCTTTTTAAGACCTGTATAGAAGCTCCAACTCTTTTTCTTAAAGATAAAAAACCATGGGTTGTTTCGGTATTGTGGGATAATGCCGGAGCCGGGCTTTTTGATGAGGATAACTATTATGTCATAACCGGTGAAACACATAATTCACCTTCCAACATGGAAGCATATGGCGGAGCCATCACGGGAATAGTTGGAGTATATCGTGATCCTTTAGGTACGGGAAAAGGCTCAAAGCTTATCATGGGCAGTTACGGTTTTTGTGTAGGGCACAGGGATTATAATGGCCCGTTGATGCCGCATCTTCATCCAAGACGTCTTTTAGATGGAGTTATAGAAGGAGTGCGAGACGGCGGAAATAAAAGTGGGATACCAACGCCGTTTGGCCAGGTTCTTTTCCATCACGGCTATATGGGAAAATGTCTTGTATTTGTTACCGCTCTTGGAATTATGCCTGCAACAATTAAGAAAGAACCTGCCGAACTAAAGAAAACATCTGTCGGAGATTTTATTATCATGTGTGGCGGAAGAGTAGGAAAAGACGGCATACATGGGGTTACGGCTTCATCGGAAGTCTTTTCCGAAAACACTCCGGCAGGCCATGTCCAGATAGGTGATCCCTATACTCAAAAGAAAATGCACGATTTTCTGCTCGAAGCCCGTGATGAAGGCCTTATCGCTTTTATAACCGATAATGGCGGTGGAGGACTTTCATCATCTATAGGAGAATCCGCCATATATTCAAATGGCTGTGAAATAGATCTTGATAAGGTTCCATTAAAATACGAAGGCCTGGACCAGTGGGAAATATGGGTTTCGGAATCTCAGGAACGTATGACTGTTGCAGTAAAACCTGAGCATCTTGACAGGTTTTTTGAACTATCTGCAAAACATGCAGTTGAAAGTACTGCAATCGGGGAATATACCAATTCCGGAAAACTTCATATTAAGTATAATAGTAAAACCTGTGCTTATGTTGATATGGATTTGCTTGCGGCAGGCTTTCCTCAGTGGGAGTTTGATGCTGTATGGTATCCACCTGCTATGCGCGGTCTTTATGAGCCTGTGATAACAGAGCCCGAAGATTACAATAAGCTTTTACTTGATATTTTATCTCGTCCGAATATCTGCTCAAAAGAGTGGATCTGTAAACAATATGATCATGAAGTACAAGGCGGTAGTGTTATCAAACCGCTTGTAGGAAAAAAGCGCGATATAAACAGTGATGCAGTTGTAATAAGACCTGTGCTTGATTCAAATAAAGGAATTGCTTTTTCACAGGCAATTTTACCTATGTATTCGGCAATTGATGCTTTTCATATGACATGCTGCACGATTGATGAAGCTGTCCGGCGTCTTATTTGTGTTGGTGGTAGTATGGATCATATAGGAGGAGTGGATAATTTCTGCTGGCCGAATGTTCAGTATCATCCGGTTAACAATCCCGATGGAAAATTTAAAGCCGCCCAGCTTGTGCGCTCCTGTAAAGCGCTTGCAAAAACATGTCTTTCATACGAGATACCGCTTCTATCCGGAAAAGACAGCATGTATGTGGACGGATACCTATCGGGCAAATACGGCGAATCCCACAAAACGTCAGCTCTTGAAACCATGCAGTTTTCAGCCGTATCCGTAATAAATGATATTCATAAGTGCATTACAATGGATTGCAAAATTCCCGGAGATCTTGTGTATGTGCTGGGCGAAACCCAAAACGAACTGGGCGCTTCTGAATATTATGAGCATTTTGGTTATATCGGATTAAATGTGCCGCAAGTATTTCCCGTTCAATTCGTTAAGCTCTATAGAGCGCTTTGTGAGGCTATTGACAAAGGTCTTGTAGCCTCAGCCCATGGCATTTACCGGGGGGGCTTGGGTGTGCATCTTGCGATGGTTGCTATGGGAGGTGATCTTGGTTTAAGGGTGGATATAGATTGCGTACCAATTAATGGGCTTGATCGTATTGATTCGATTTTTTTTTCAGAATCAGCCGGCCGGATTATAGTAACTGTTGCGCCTGAAAACAAAAATATTTTTGAAAATATTTTTAACGGGCTTTGTTATGCAAATATTGGTGAGGTTACGGAAAACAAAGAATTGATAGTAAATAGTACCAAAAACAAAAATATTATTTGCCTATCTGTTGATGCATTAAAAAAAGCATGGAAACAGCCTTTTGGAGAGCTGATATGA
- a CDS encoding isoprenyl transferase, with amino-acid sequence MDSLGLDTSKLPRHIAIIMDGNGRWAEKRLMNRIKGHQSGSEAVRTIVRTCREIGISVLTLFAFSTENWQRPKIEISALMTLLKNFLDSEVKEMMGNNIRLNAIGQIQKLPEGVRKSLKKTMDLTVKNNGMLLNLALSYGGRAELVDMVKVIARKAKDGNIDPESITDEIVENNLYTTGMPDPDLLIRTSGEMRVSNFLLWQIAYSEIYITDTLWPDFGKEELIKIILNYQNRERRFGNVG; translated from the coding sequence ATTGATTCGCTTGGTCTTGATACTTCAAAACTTCCCAGACATATAGCTATAATAATGGATGGTAATGGGCGATGGGCAGAAAAGCGTCTGATGAACAGAATTAAAGGGCATCAATCGGGATCTGAAGCCGTAAGAACAATAGTTAGGACCTGTCGTGAAATTGGTATTTCCGTTTTGACTCTTTTTGCATTTTCAACAGAAAACTGGCAGCGTCCCAAGATTGAGATATCAGCCTTAATGACCCTGCTTAAAAATTTTCTTGATTCTGAAGTAAAAGAGATGATGGGAAATAACATCCGTTTAAATGCAATCGGGCAGATCCAAAAGCTTCCTGAAGGAGTCCGCAAATCTTTAAAAAAGACGATGGATTTAACCGTAAAAAATAATGGGATGCTTCTTAACCTTGCTTTAAGCTATGGCGGAAGGGCTGAACTGGTTGATATGGTTAAGGTTATTGCAAGGAAGGCAAAAGATGGAAATATTGATCCTGAATCAATAACTGATGAAATTGTTGAAAACAACCTTTATACTACCGGTATGCCCGATCCTGATTTGCTTATTAGAACAAGTGGTGAAATGAGGGTCAGTAATTTTCTGCTCTGGCAGATTGCTTATAGCGAAATTTATATAACCGATACCTTATGGCCGGATTTTGGCAAGGAAGAACTCATTAAAATTATACTTAATTATCAGAATCGTGAACGCAGGTTCGGTAATGTCGGTTAG
- the pyrH gene encoding UMP kinase: protein MKPPQYKRVLLKLSGEALMGDQGFGISSDVIKYVAEEIRSVFDLGIQIAIVVGGGNIFRGIAASSFGMDRTSADHMGMLATVINSLALQDALEKNDIATRIQTAITIHEVAEPYILRRAVRHLEKGRVVIFAAGTGNPYFTTDTAAVLRAQEIHAEILLKATKVDGLYDSDPVINKDAKFLKSVTYMEVLEKQLKVMDMTAISLAMDNHLPLAIFNLRTKGNIKRVICGEDIGTRIFN from the coding sequence TTGAAACCTCCACAATACAAAAGAGTACTTTTGAAGTTAAGTGGTGAAGCTTTGATGGGGGATCAGGGTTTCGGAATAAGTTCGGATGTTATAAAATATGTTGCCGAAGAGATCCGGTCAGTATTTGATCTTGGCATTCAAATAGCAATAGTTGTGGGAGGAGGAAATATCTTCCGGGGTATTGCCGCAAGCTCATTTGGAATGGATCGGACCTCTGCAGATCATATGGGGATGCTTGCAACTGTTATAAACAGCCTTGCTTTACAAGATGCGCTTGAAAAGAATGATATCGCAACACGGATTCAAACTGCGATAACGATACATGAAGTAGCTGAACCTTACATACTTAGAAGAGCAGTTCGTCACCTTGAAAAAGGGCGTGTTGTTATTTTTGCCGCAGGAACCGGTAATCCGTACTTTACTACAGATACTGCTGCTGTTTTAAGGGCACAGGAAATTCATGCCGAGATTCTGCTTAAAGCAACAAAGGTTGACGGATTATATGATTCAGATCCGGTTATTAACAAGGATGCGAAATTTCTAAAAAGCGTAACCTACATGGAGGTTCTTGAAAAACAGCTTAAGGTAATGGATATGACGGCTATATCTCTTGCTATGGATAATCACCTGCCGCTTGCAATTTTTAATCTTAGGACAAAGGGAAATATAAAAAGAGTTATATGCGGTGAGGATATCGGAACCCGCATTTTCAATTAA
- a CDS encoding phosphatidate cytidylyltransferase translates to MHLKRWITGLTALPFLILLISKGGSIAFAVFISIVSIIALFEYYEIVLYPQKRQSIKNALPLISYLFGIIIIFVVYRDMPDIVSFLIVFNLIISGFISLFKFKTNKDIIWLVVKQLMGLIYIPLFLSYLILIRNGSDGIAWIYFLLILVFAGDTGAFYAGTYFGKHKLCPSVSPGKTIEGSLGGLGLNIVAGGIFKYYFLSSYSWGISILLFICVGIAGQIGDLFESELKRSAGVKDSGSILPGHGGILDRIDALLFAAPVAWVFKEFLF, encoded by the coding sequence ATGCATTTAAAGCGTTGGATTACAGGACTTACAGCGCTTCCTTTTCTTATATTGCTTATAAGTAAAGGCGGAAGTATAGCATTTGCCGTTTTTATAAGCATTGTGTCAATCATTGCCCTATTTGAATATTATGAAATAGTGCTTTATCCCCAAAAAAGGCAGAGTATAAAAAATGCATTGCCTCTGATATCATATCTTTTCGGAATAATAATCATATTTGTTGTATACAGGGATATGCCGGATATTGTGTCTTTTTTGATTGTATTTAATCTTATTATTTCAGGTTTTATTTCTCTTTTTAAGTTTAAAACAAATAAGGATATTATATGGCTGGTTGTAAAACAGCTTATGGGCCTTATATATATTCCGCTTTTTCTCTCATATCTTATTTTAATCAGAAATGGCAGTGATGGAATTGCCTGGATTTATTTCTTGCTAATATTGGTTTTTGCAGGAGATACAGGGGCTTTTTATGCAGGTACTTATTTTGGAAAACATAAGCTTTGTCCATCTGTCAGTCCCGGAAAAACAATAGAAGGATCTTTAGGCGGATTGGGATTAAATATTGTGGCAGGTGGTATATTTAAATATTATTTTCTGTCATCATATTCATGGGGGATTTCTATTTTATTATTTATTTGTGTCGGAATTGCAGGACAGATCGGGGATCTTTTTGAATCAGAACTAAAAAGATCTGCCGGCGTTAAGGATTCGGGGTCAATATTACCCGGACATGGCGGTATTCTTGATCGTATCGACGCTCTTTTATTTGCTGCGCCGGTTGCCTGGGTTTTTAAGGAATTTTTGTTTTAA
- the tsf gene encoding translation elongation factor Ts: MGSISAETVKQLRGKTGAGIMDCKEALSVCEGDMDKAVDHLRKKGLATAAKRAGKAMTEGTVQSYIHMGGKLGVLVEINCETDFVSKNDNFKDFTKNIAMHIAAANPVSIRREEVSQELVQREMAIYRDQAKEMGKPEKMIDKIADGKLEKFYKENCLMNQAYVRDPNITIADLLSELIAKTGENIIIKRFVRFQIGE; encoded by the coding sequence ATGGGATCAATTAGTGCGGAAACAGTAAAGCAACTCCGGGGGAAAACCGGAGCAGGTATTATGGATTGTAAGGAGGCTCTTTCCGTATGTGAGGGAGATATGGATAAGGCTGTAGACCATTTAAGAAAAAAAGGTCTTGCTACAGCAGCAAAAAGAGCCGGAAAGGCTATGACGGAAGGGACAGTCCAATCTTATATACATATGGGCGGAAAGCTTGGAGTACTTGTTGAAATAAACTGTGAAACCGATTTCGTTTCAAAAAATGACAATTTCAAAGATTTTACTAAAAATATAGCAATGCATATTGCGGCAGCTAATCCAGTCAGTATCCGGCGTGAAGAAGTGTCACAGGAACTTGTTCAAAGAGAAATGGCAATATATCGAGATCAGGCTAAAGAAATGGGTAAGCCTGAAAAAATGATCGATAAAATAGCGGATGGAAAGCTTGAAAAATTCTACAAGGAAAATTGTTTGATGAATCAGGCTTATGTACGGGATCCGAATATTACCATTGCCGACTTGCTTAGTGAGTTGATTGCAAAAACTGGAGAAAACATTATAATTAAACGGTTTGTAAGATTCCAGATCGGAGAATAA
- the rpsB gene encoding 30S ribosomal protein S2 gives MSYLTMKELLEAGVHFGHQTKRWNPKMKQYIFGARNGIYIIDLQKTVRMFKTAYDFIQDTVANGKSVLFVGTKKQAKESIYEEANRCEMFYIQNRWLGGMLTNFQTIKKGIDRLNYLNSIQNDGSINLFPKKERLKQEKERKKLDSTLGGIRSMTALPGAIFIVDPKHEAIAIREGKRLRIPIVSIVDTNCDPDDVDYIVPGNDDAIRSIRLISSRIATACIEGKKRLEEKKQAESDKEIGDVAEAEETTSELKPGERKVISNGTDGPVIEIIKRATPEVIKDIESAE, from the coding sequence ATGTCATATCTTACAATGAAGGAACTGCTTGAAGCCGGAGTGCATTTTGGCCATCAGACAAAACGATGGAACCCTAAAATGAAACAATATATTTTTGGGGCTAGAAACGGGATTTATATCATAGATCTTCAAAAAACCGTCAGGATGTTTAAAACAGCTTATGATTTTATACAAGACACTGTTGCAAACGGCAAATCGGTTCTTTTTGTGGGTACAAAAAAACAGGCTAAAGAGTCTATTTATGAAGAGGCAAATCGCTGTGAAATGTTTTATATTCAGAACAGATGGCTTGGCGGAATGCTGACAAATTTTCAGACAATAAAAAAGGGTATTGACCGGCTAAATTATCTTAATTCAATTCAGAATGACGGGTCGATTAATTTGTTCCCTAAAAAAGAAAGATTAAAACAAGAAAAAGAAAGAAAAAAACTTGACAGTACATTAGGTGGTATTCGAAGTATGACTGCTCTTCCTGGAGCAATATTTATTGTTGATCCTAAACACGAAGCCATAGCAATCCGGGAAGGCAAGCGTCTGAGGATTCCAATTGTATCTATTGTAGATACAAACTGTGACCCTGATGATGTAGATTATATCGTTCCTGGAAATGATGATGCTATACGTTCCATAAGACTTATTTCATCCAGAATAGCCACAGCCTGTATAGAAGGCAAAAAACGGCTGGAAGAAAAAAAGCAGGCGGAATCCGATAAAGAAATTGGAGATGTTGCTGAAGCAGAAGAAACTACTTCTGAATTAAAACCGGGTGAGAGAAAAGTGATCTCAAACGGCACTGACGGCCCGGTGATTGAAATTATCAAGAGAGCAACTCCGGAAGTAATAAAAGATATCGAAAGTGCAGAATAA